CAGCTGGAACCTCTACGTCAGCGGGCTCACCCCGGAATACACCCGCCCCGACGCCCTCATCCCCACCCTGCGCGACATGGGGCTGCCGGAGCCGAGTGAGCACATGCTGGAGTTCATCGGCACCTCGTACGCCATGTACCCGACCTTCGGCTGGGACACCACCCGGATCGAGCGTATGTGCTTCTCCACCCGGACCTCGGACCCGGATCTGCTGCCGTCCCGGATAGCGCCCGAGGTCGGGAGGTTCGCCCGCGACATGCCGACCGTGCACGGCGGCGAGCCGAGTTACGTCTACGCCGGCACGGTGGCGAGGGGCGAGGAGTTCTTCAAGCTCGCCTCGTACTACCAGATGTCATCCCAGGTTTCCGACCGCGTACGCCCCGCGGACTGAAACCGGCCGGAAAGCAAGTGAGCACAAGGAGCCGAGCATGACCGAGACCCGAGAACGCACCGAACCCGAGGACCCGGCCACGCTGTCCGTCCACCTCCGCAACCACGAACCCGCATCTGCCGGAAACGCCTCCACCCGGCGTTCCGGCGCAACCGGGGGAGGCGCCTGATGGCCGCTCCCGTGCTCATCGCCGGCGGCGGCATCGGCGGGCTCACCACCGCGCTGAGCCTGCACGCCGCCGGCATCCCCTCCCTCGTCGTCGAGAGCGCCCGCCGCATCGAACCCCTCGGCGTCGGCATCAGCCTCCTCACCCACGGCGTCCGCGAGCTGACCGAACTGGGCCTCGGCGACCGACTCGCCGAACTCGGCGTGCCCACCGCGGAGTACTTCTTCTGCGACAAGTCCGGCAACAAGCTCTTCGCCCAGCCCCGCGGCAAGGCGACCGGCTCCGAGTGGCCGCAGTACTGCATCCACCGCGGCGAACTGCACCTGCTGCTCCTGGACGAGGTCCGCAGCCGGCTCGGCGCCGACGCCGTCCGCACCGGCACCCGGCTGCAGGACTTCACCCAGCACGGCGACGGCGTCGAGGTCGTCGTGACGGACCGCGACAGCGGTGCCGCCGAGACCCTCCGGGCCGCCGCGCTGATCGGCGCGGACGGCCTGAACTCCACGGTCCGCGCCCGGCTGCACCCCGACGAGAGGGAGCTGGCCTGGTCCGGCCAGCGGATGTGGCGCGGTGTGACGGAGGGCGTCCCGCCGTTCCTCACCGGCCGTTCCTGGGTCGGGGCGAGCGACGGCGACGTGACGCTCGTCGCGTACCCGATCGGCAAGGACCGCACCAACTGGGTCTGCCTGGTGCGGGTCGCGGAGCCCGGCCTGCTGCCCGAGGCCGCCGACGGCCCGGTCGACGACCGCCGCGAGGGTCTGCTCAAGGAGGTGCTGTCGCACTACGAGGGCTGGTCGCTGGGCTGGCTCGACGTGCGCGACCTGCTGGAGCGCTCCGTGGAGGTCCTGGAGTACCCCATGGTCGACCGCGACCCGCTGCCCGCCTGGGGCAGCGGCCGCGTCACGCTCCTCGGCGACGCCGCCCACCCCATGTACCCGGCGGGTGGCAACGGCGCGGCACAGGCCATCCTGGACGCGCGGGTGCTCGCGTACGAACTGGCGCGGGCCGACGGGGACGTGTCGGCGGGGCTGGCCGCGTACGAGCGCACCCGGCTGGAGGAGGCCAACGGCGTCGTCATGGCCGCCAGGGCGATGGAGCGGGCCACGAGCCCCGACACCTGGGACCGCGCCCAGATCACGCAGATGATGGAGATGTACCGGAAGAAGGCCGAGAGCGAGGTGGCGCAGCTCAACTCCCGCCCCTCCTACACCCCGCCGCGCCGGGAGTAGAGCCGCCGTCACGACCGGCCCCGGCCGGAACGAGGACTCGGTGCGCGGGCACACAGCGGTGCCCGCGGCGTCCCGGCGACGGGAACACCGCGGAGTCGAGACCGAAGGGGCCCGCCGGCATCCGCCGGCGGGCCCCGGCTGCTCTCCGGCGCCGTCCCCGCACCCGCCCCGGCCGGGCCGGCTCCCGGCCGGGGACCTGCGCGTAGGTCCGCATCCGTCCCCCACGGCGGCGTACGCGTTTCTCCCCACGGCACCACCGACCACATCCGACACATGCGCCAGGAGACGCCATGACCCCGTCCGTGTCCCGACCACCCGACACCGCCGCTCCGGTGTTCACCGACCACCACGACCTGCGGGCCCGCAACCTCCTGGCCGTCGAGCAGTACATGCGGACCGGCGCGGAGGCCCGGCTGCGCCGCTACACCCTCTACACCGACGACGGCACCGCGTCGCTCTTCTACACCGACATGGGGCGGCCCATCGTCGTCAGGGGGCGCGAGAAGCTGAAGCGCCACGGCGAGTTGTCGATGCAGGTGCTGCCGGACTGGCAGTGGCACGACGTGCAGATCTACCAGACGCAGGACCCGTCGGTCATCTGGGTCGAGTGCCAGGGCGAGGGCACCATCCGCTTCCCCGGCTATCCCCACGGCCGCTACCGGAACCACTTCATCCACGGCTTCACCCTCAGCGACGGACATATCCTGGCGAGCCGCGAGTACACCAACCCGATCGAGCACATGCGCGCGCTGAGCATCGAGACCCCCCACATCGAGCGGGACTGGATCCCCTCCTGACGGGTGCGTCCCGCGCGCCGCGTGCCGGGGTCGCCCTACCCGGCGGGTAATCGACCCCGGTCCGCCCTGCTGCGAAGATCGGCAGGGAACGGACCGCGAGGGAACGGAAGGACCGCCATGACCGCCTACGCCATCGCCAAGCTGCAGGACGCCGCCCCCCACCCGGAGGTCGCCGACTACATCGAGCGGCTGCCGGCCACCTTCGAGCCGTACGGCGGCCGCTTCCTCGTGCACGCCACGCCGCACGAGGTGAAGGAGGGCGACTGGCCGGGCGGCGTGGTCATGATCGGCTTCCCCGGCATCGCCGAGGCGCGGGCCTGGTGGGACTCGCCGGCCTACCGGGAGCTGGCGCCGCTGCGTTCGCGGCACATCGACGGCGACATCATCCTGGTCGAGGGCGTGCCCGAGGACTACGTCCCGACCGCCGCGGTCCGCGCGATCCGCGAGGCCGCCGCCGGGGGCGCCGCGTAGCGGCGGTCCGTCACCGCGGCCGGGGGCCGGGGCGCCCGGGAACGCGCGAACCCCGGCCGGCGGGTGCCGGCCGGGGCGAGGTGCCGTGTGCCGCGTGTGCTGCGCCGGGTTAGAAGACGCTGACGCCGTAGGCGTTCAGGGCCTCGACGACCGGCTGGTAGAACGTCGTGCCGCCGGAGGAGCAGTTGCCGCTGCCGCCGGAGGTGAGGCCGAGGGCCGTGCTGCCGGCGAAGAGCGGGCCGCCGCTGTCGCCGGGCTCGGCGCAGACGTTCGTCTGGATCATGCCGTACACGACGTCGCCGCCGCCGTAGTTGACGGTGGCGTTCAGGCCCGTGACGGACCCGCCGTGCAGACCGGTGGTGCTGCCGCTACGCCGGACCGACTGGCCGACCGAGGGGTTGGCGGCGTTGGTGATGTCCTGGTAACTCCCGTTCCACAGGTACACCCGGCCGTCGGCCGCTGCGGGGTTGGAGTGCCGGATGATGCCGTAGTCGTTCGTCGGGAAGCTGGTGCCGGACCTGGTGCCGATCGACCACGAACTGCCGATGTTGGTGCAGTGACCGGCGGTCAGGGCGAACTTGGTACCACTGCTGTTCTGGACGTTGAAGCCGAGCGAGCAGCGGGCGCCGCCGGTGGTGATGGCTTCGCCGCCGGCGATGTACTTGGTGAACTTGCCTTCGGTGCGGTTGATGTCGACGGCTCCGGCGTGCTCGCCGGCCGCCTCGGTGATCCGGGCCACCTCGGCCTTCGAGACGGTGCTGTCGACGGTGACCACGACGGTGTCGCTGGCGCGGTCGACGTACCAGGCGCTGCCCGCGACGTCCGCGTCGCCGACCGCCTGGTCGACGGCC
The Streptomyces sp. CNQ-509 DNA segment above includes these coding regions:
- a CDS encoding FAD-dependent monooxygenase, yielding MAAPVLIAGGGIGGLTTALSLHAAGIPSLVVESARRIEPLGVGISLLTHGVRELTELGLGDRLAELGVPTAEYFFCDKSGNKLFAQPRGKATGSEWPQYCIHRGELHLLLLDEVRSRLGADAVRTGTRLQDFTQHGDGVEVVVTDRDSGAAETLRAAALIGADGLNSTVRARLHPDERELAWSGQRMWRGVTEGVPPFLTGRSWVGASDGDVTLVAYPIGKDRTNWVCLVRVAEPGLLPEAADGPVDDRREGLLKEVLSHYEGWSLGWLDVRDLLERSVEVLEYPMVDRDPLPAWGSGRVTLLGDAAHPMYPAGGNGAAQAILDARVLAYELARADGDVSAGLAAYERTRLEEANGVVMAARAMERATSPDTWDRAQITQMMEMYRKKAESEVAQLNSRPSYTPPRRE
- a CDS encoding DUF1330 domain-containing protein, whose amino-acid sequence is MTAYAIAKLQDAAPHPEVADYIERLPATFEPYGGRFLVHATPHEVKEGDWPGGVVMIGFPGIAEARAWWDSPAYRELAPLRSRHIDGDIILVEGVPEDYVPTAAVRAIREAAAGGAA
- a CDS encoding PhzA/PhzB family protein; protein product: MTPSVSRPPDTAAPVFTDHHDLRARNLLAVEQYMRTGAEARLRRYTLYTDDGTASLFYTDMGRPIVVRGREKLKRHGELSMQVLPDWQWHDVQIYQTQDPSVIWVECQGEGTIRFPGYPHGRYRNHFIHGFTLSDGHILASREYTNPIEHMRALSIETPHIERDWIPS
- a CDS encoding S1 family peptidase, which translates into the protein MRFLTATAGLAAVAALALPAGANAQEASPSFSAAELRAVDQAVGDADVAGSAWYVDRASDTVVVTVDSTVSKAEVARITEAAGEHAGAVDINRTEGKFTKYIAGGEAITTGGARCSLGFNVQNSSGTKFALTAGHCTNIGSSWSIGTRSGTSFPTNDYGIIRHSNPAAADGRVYLWNGSYQDITNAANPSVGQSVRRSGSTTGLHGGSVTGLNATVNYGGGDVVYGMIQTNVCAEPGDSGGPLFAGSTALGLTSGGSGNCSSGGTTFYQPVVEALNAYGVSVF